A region of Catenibacterium mitsuokai DNA encodes the following proteins:
- a CDS encoding DUF4268 domain-containing protein gives MKGSEAKMLGFMEGADKRYVIPVYQRKYNWKYENCQQLYDDLKKIVIDGRDSHFFGSIVSAVVPNGSKIEYHIIDGQQRLTTITLLLLAISNLIAQGKVKTDEGRLDEQIRERFLISPWASEDDKIKIRPVKSDREALVKLFGDEEDYDYSSNLTINYQYFYDRVMKEEVPVADLYTAIGKLEIISITLDQGDNAQLIFESLNSTGLALTEGDKIRNYVLMGLPTQDQTKYYDTYWSKIEKCTANDVSGFVRDYLSIKQQVTPTISNIYRAFKNYAESVSLPIDTLLADLLRYARFFEKLLICKSGLKEQKLDDCLYRLKRLEIVVTRPFLMEVLRLYQDGKLTNNDMLRIFLITENYLFRRNICEVPTNALNKIFLNLNKEIIRYDNTADNYVSKFIYALLSKKESGRFPDDEEFGLALSKKQVYQMRGKYKAYLFERFENYGTIETKDVYTHFDNNVYTIEHIMPQHLTPAWNEILGANAAEIHATWLHRLANLTLTGYNPSLSNNTFIEKRDAKEGGYKASGLKMNQKIAMKDTWGLAELEERNKEMMELAMKIWAYPETDFVPSEKEFDSCTLDDENFDLTGRDIVKYSYLTIEQPVTSWTDMFEHVVKFLHHKDKSVLMSLAYSNKENTDLAVYVANHESDLRSAMKIDDNLYIEKNTSTTLKMSILRRIFALYDADPMDLVFYLKDLETKKSSDVGRCEIRRRYWEYALPIIQKQHFLRGTFSGCNPTASNTESGYFGISGFCISCVANYDNARVDFYLGNGDIKKNKDTFDMFYQHKNEIESRLGISLDWDRSDNSTASVMSYHLGGVSITNEADWPRMAKFHAEWSDKICGVMLEYLLSDEEKRHYAIASILKEWVQTKENTHLDAVKCNKTYTRFTTDGMTAILPDIPDAPSGWNTDNHYFYEIINRNGKTTYIQLSISSKNISDDFRAICDNINKYYPAKRGKEDWQWRLPFKTSTIELDEELDKDVIFAKLNACMQEILVFEADLANKLSQ, from the coding sequence ATGAAAGGTTCAGAAGCAAAAATGCTTGGATTCATGGAAGGTGCTGACAAGCGTTACGTGATTCCGGTATATCAGAGAAAATATAATTGGAAATATGAAAACTGCCAACAGTTATATGATGATTTAAAGAAAATAGTAATTGATGGGAGAGACAGTCATTTTTTTGGTAGTATCGTTTCTGCTGTTGTACCTAATGGCAGTAAAATAGAATATCATATTATCGATGGACAGCAGAGATTAACAACAATCACATTATTACTTTTAGCAATTAGTAATCTTATAGCTCAGGGAAAAGTTAAGACAGATGAAGGCAGACTTGATGAGCAGATAAGAGAGCGTTTCCTAATTTCGCCCTGGGCTAGTGAAGATGACAAGATTAAGATACGTCCTGTTAAGAGCGACAGGGAAGCACTTGTGAAATTATTTGGTGATGAAGAGGATTATGATTATAGTTCTAACCTTACAATAAATTATCAGTACTTTTATGATAGGGTGATGAAAGAAGAGGTTCCGGTTGCTGATTTATATACAGCTATTGGTAAGCTTGAAATCATTAGCATTACATTGGATCAGGGAGATAATGCTCAGCTTATTTTTGAAAGCTTAAACTCTACTGGCCTAGCACTTACTGAGGGTGATAAGATCAGAAATTATGTATTGATGGGTCTTCCGACTCAGGATCAGACAAAGTACTATGATACATATTGGTCTAAGATTGAAAAGTGCACAGCTAATGATGTGAGTGGATTTGTAAGAGACTACTTAAGCATTAAGCAGCAAGTTACACCTACTATCAGCAATATATACAGAGCATTCAAGAACTATGCGGAATCTGTATCACTTCCAATTGATACACTACTTGCTGATCTACTTCGTTATGCAAGATTCTTTGAGAAGCTTCTTATATGTAAGAGTGGATTAAAAGAGCAAAAATTAGATGACTGTTTGTATCGTTTGAAGCGTTTAGAGATTGTTGTGACTCGTCCGTTCTTGATGGAAGTATTGAGACTGTATCAAGATGGTAAATTAACTAACAATGATATGTTAAGAATTTTCTTGATTACAGAGAATTATTTGTTTAGAAGAAATATTTGTGAAGTGCCAACTAATGCATTGAATAAGATTTTCTTGAATTTGAATAAAGAAATCATTCGTTACGATAATACAGCAGATAATTATGTTTCTAAATTCATTTATGCTTTGCTTTCTAAGAAGGAAAGTGGTCGATTCCCGGATGATGAGGAATTTGGATTAGCTCTTTCAAAAAAGCAGGTCTATCAGATGCGTGGTAAGTATAAAGCTTATCTTTTTGAGCGTTTCGAAAACTACGGAACCATTGAAACAAAGGATGTTTACACACATTTTGATAATAATGTTTATACTATTGAGCATATTATGCCTCAGCATTTAACTCCAGCTTGGAATGAAATCTTAGGTGCGAATGCTGCAGAAATTCATGCAACTTGGCTTCATCGCTTAGCTAATCTTACTTTAACTGGATATAATCCTAGTTTGAGCAATAATACTTTCATTGAAAAGCGTGATGCCAAAGAAGGTGGATATAAAGCGAGCGGATTAAAGATGAACCAGAAGATTGCGATGAAGGACACATGGGGATTAGCAGAACTTGAAGAACGTAATAAAGAAATGATGGAATTAGCAATGAAAATATGGGCTTATCCAGAGACAGACTTTGTTCCATCAGAGAAAGAGTTTGATTCATGCACTTTAGATGATGAGAACTTTGATCTAACTGGTAGAGATATTGTTAAGTACAGTTATTTAACAATTGAACAGCCTGTAACAAGCTGGACTGATATGTTTGAGCATGTAGTAAAGTTTCTTCATCATAAGGATAAGTCTGTTCTTATGTCGCTTGCATACAGCAATAAGGAAAACACAGACCTTGCTGTATATGTTGCTAATCATGAATCTGATTTGCGTAGTGCAATGAAGATTGATGATAATTTATATATTGAGAAGAATACAAGCACAACACTTAAGATGTCTATTCTTCGTAGAATTTTTGCGTTGTATGATGCAGACCCAATGGACTTAGTTTTCTATCTTAAAGACTTAGAAACTAAAAAATCTTCAGATGTAGGTAGATGCGAAATCAGAAGGCGTTATTGGGAATATGCGCTTCCAATCATTCAAAAACAACACTTCCTTCGTGGAACTTTCAGTGGATGTAATCCGACAGCATCTAATACTGAGTCTGGATATTTTGGTATCAGTGGTTTCTGCATCAGCTGCGTTGCGAATTACGATAATGCAAGAGTTGATTTCTATTTGGGTAATGGAGATATCAAGAAGAATAAAGACACTTTCGATATGTTTTATCAGCATAAGAATGAAATCGAAAGCAGGCTAGGAATTTCACTTGATTGGGATAGATCAGACAATAGTACAGCGTCTGTGATGAGTTATCATCTTGGTGGTGTGAGTATCACCAATGAAGCTGACTGGCCAAGGATGGCTAAGTTCCACGCTGAGTGGAGTGATAAGATTTGTGGTGTTATGCTTGAATATTTACTCAGTGATGAAGAAAAGAGACATTATGCAATCGCATCGATTCTCAAAGAATGGGTACAGACAAAGGAAAATACACATCTTGATGCCGTCAAATGCAACAAAACGTATACTCGTTTTACAACAGACGGAATGACTGCGATTCTTCCAGATATACCAGATGCACCTAGTGGATGGAATACAGATAATCACTACTTCTATGAAATCATAAATAGAAATGGTAAGACAACATATATTCAGTTGTCCATCAGTTCAAAGAATATTTCTGATGATTTCAGAGCTATCTGCGATAATATAAACAAATACTATCCAGCTAAAAGGGGCAAGGAAGATTGGCAGTGGAGACTTCCATTTAAGACTTCAACCATTGAACTTGATGAAGAATTAGATAAGGATGTTATTTTTGCTAAGCTTAATGCTTGTATGCAGGAGATTCTTGTGTTTGAAGCAGACTTGGCAAATAAACTTAGTCAATAA
- a CDS encoding RQC-minor-1 family DNA-binding protein: MSRRANRIPVVLDTGNVKELSQEDIKMILRAADMCIMKAGRNMLAKILKGSKDKKVLELKLNECPAYGYYHDMKLADIMHYIDWMIDENYLQIKYEGRLPLLVFSDQGWEIEKETYAQELYQQFCLDVKENNPRVIHKLIKVNRKVILRILDIIEEEGNKEFIPCLEAYKKIETKRIGRRIIEVEKTIKDKV; this comes from the coding sequence ATGAGTAGAAGAGCTAATAGAATACCTGTCGTTCTTGACACAGGTAATGTAAAAGAACTATCTCAAGAAGATATCAAGATGATCTTAAGAGCTGCTGATATGTGTATTATGAAAGCAGGAAGAAATATGCTTGCTAAGATATTAAAAGGTTCTAAGGATAAGAAGGTACTAGAACTTAAACTAAATGAATGTCCTGCTTATGGCTATTATCATGATATGAAATTAGCTGATATCATGCATTATATTGATTGGATGATTGATGAAAATTATCTTCAAATTAAATATGAAGGGCGTCTTCCATTATTGGTATTTTCTGATCAAGGCTGGGAGATAGAGAAAGAAACATATGCTCAGGAATTGTATCAGCAGTTCTGTTTAGATGTAAAAGAAAATAATCCTCGTGTCATTCATAAACTGATCAAAGTAAATAGAAAGGTTATTTTACGTATACTTGATATTATTGAGGAAGAAGGCAATAAGGAATTTATTCCTTGTTTAGAAGCTTATAAAAAAATAGAAACAAAGAGAATTGGTAGACGTATTATTGAAGTAGAGAAGACAATTAAAGATAAAGTGTAG
- a CDS encoding MarR family winged helix-turn-helix transcriptional regulator, giving the protein MYFWDQHKTITLYYEMLTASTCDKYNLKKMEYDILMFLYHNPEYNTAADIVRIRKSTKSHVSTALKVLEDRGYITKKTNENNKKRVELFLEDSANEIVKEGLNVQNQFAHDMLQGLTQDEIKVCKKVFEKICRNAEECIQKKG; this is encoded by the coding sequence ATGTATTTCTGGGATCAACATAAGACAATTACTCTCTATTATGAGATGTTAACCGCATCTACCTGTGATAAATACAATCTTAAAAAGATGGAATATGACATATTGATGTTTTTGTATCATAATCCTGAATACAATACTGCTGCAGATATTGTCAGAATAAGAAAGTCGACTAAATCCCATGTCTCAACTGCCTTAAAGGTATTAGAAGACAGAGGATATATTACTAAAAAGACAAATGAAAATAATAAGAAGCGTGTAGAACTATTCTTAGAGGATTCAGCCAATGAAATCGTGAAAGAAGGGCTCAATGTTCAAAATCAATTTGCGCATGATATGCTTCAGGGTCTCACACAAGATGAGATAAAAGTATGTAAAAAAGTATTTGAGAAAATTTGTAGAAATGCAGAAGAATGCATTCAAAAGAAAGGATGA
- a CDS encoding galactose ABC transporter substrate-binding protein, which translates to MKKIRKHKWLLFIVLIICLTLIALGGSRPKENQYIHVGIAVYDLDDTFMNSMITALENRIDEAHMKKKISYEICNAKGNSRRQNKQLQYMYTQNYDMMLINLVDPSSAASVLNNAKELDIPVILFNRDIAEKDLKITDNVWYVGTNASQDGQIQGEMLHKIWNEQRNRVDKNKNGKIDYVLIEGEEDHYDAIRRTKGFLENSKDLPLNTLGTLSASWNRQLAYKKFSQLDNNAISSTEAVICNNDDMALGVYDYCKEKNLALPIILGINNSQEMNEKIMSGEIYGSVDNNMDNQVLRIVKCMESVLNGNTKKYKKVWYSTPYAVTRE; encoded by the coding sequence ATGAAAAAGATAAGAAAACATAAATGGTTATTATTTATAGTGCTGATTATATGTTTAACACTTATAGCACTAGGAGGTTCACGTCCTAAAGAAAATCAATATATTCATGTAGGTATTGCGGTTTATGATCTTGATGATACATTTATGAATAGCATGATTACAGCACTAGAAAATAGAATTGATGAAGCGCATATGAAAAAGAAAATCTCTTATGAGATATGTAATGCGAAAGGAAATTCAAGACGTCAAAATAAACAGCTTCAGTATATGTATACTCAGAACTATGATATGATGCTTATTAATCTTGTTGATCCTTCTTCTGCAGCAAGTGTCTTGAATAATGCAAAGGAATTAGATATCCCTGTTATATTATTTAATCGAGATATTGCTGAAAAGGATTTAAAGATTACAGATAATGTCTGGTATGTGGGAACAAATGCCTCTCAGGATGGACAAATACAGGGAGAGATGCTTCATAAAATCTGGAATGAACAAAGAAATAGAGTAGATAAAAATAAGAATGGAAAAATAGATTATGTTCTTATAGAAGGTGAAGAAGATCACTATGATGCCATTCGTAGAACAAAAGGGTTCTTAGAAAACAGTAAAGACCTCCCTTTAAATACACTAGGTACTTTATCTGCTTCATGGAATAGACAACTTGCTTATAAGAAGTTTTCTCAATTAGATAACAATGCGATTTCTAGTACTGAAGCTGTTATATGTAATAATGATGATATGGCATTAGGAGTTTATGATTATTGCAAAGAAAAGAATCTAGCTCTACCTATTATTTTAGGTATCAACAACAGCCAGGAAATGAATGAGAAAATCATGTCTGGTGAAATATATGGTAGTGTAGATAACAATATGGATAACCAAGTATTAAGAATCGTTAAATGTATGGAATCTGTATTAAATGGAAATACTAAAAAATATAAGAAAGTCTGGTATAGTACACCTTATGCAGTCACAAGAGAATAA
- a CDS encoding DUF6219 family protein, which produces MKAHKYWSIGALITMICTFLTGHMNKMIHAGFGLIALICMIMSVYSGHKMTSRKN; this is translated from the coding sequence ATGAAAGCACATAAATATTGGTCTATTGGTGCACTGATCACCATGATTTGTACTTTCTTAACAGGACATATGAACAAGATGATTCATGCAGGATTTGGTTTGATTGCACTCATTTGTATGATTATGTCAGTCTATTCAGGTCATAAGATGACTTCAAGAAAGAACTAG
- the bilS gene encoding flavodoxin family protein BilS yields MEKERYSILFSSPTGNTKMLAEAIQDALPKEDCDYFGPCKEVDSDMLYIGFWTDKGNADAATLKLLETLKNKKIFLFGTAGFGVSEEYFQRILNNVKKSIDASNTIVGKYMCQGKMPQSVRDRYVMMKAQPDHMPNIDMLIENFDQALTHPDKNDLNNLKNKIKA; encoded by the coding sequence ATGGAAAAAGAAAGATATTCAATACTATTTAGTTCTCCAACAGGTAATACAAAGATGCTTGCTGAAGCTATTCAAGATGCATTACCAAAGGAAGACTGTGATTATTTTGGACCATGTAAAGAAGTAGATTCAGATATGCTTTATATTGGTTTCTGGACAGATAAAGGCAATGCGGATGCAGCAACTCTTAAACTACTAGAAACCTTAAAGAATAAGAAGATTTTCTTATTTGGTACAGCAGGATTTGGAGTAAGTGAAGAATATTTCCAGAGAATTCTAAATAATGTGAAAAAAAGCATTGATGCAAGTAATACAATCGTAGGTAAGTATATGTGTCAAGGTAAGATGCCACAATCTGTACGTGATCGATATGTGATGATGAAAGCACAGCCTGATCATATGCCTAATATTGATATGCTCATTGAAAACTTTGATCAAGCTTTAACTCATCCTGATAAAAATGATTTAAATAACTTAAAAAATAAAATTAAAGCATAA
- a CDS encoding sensor histidine kinase, with protein sequence MKNKKLSVRVILPVVMSVSIAACIISSMMLFSYLFSSYFKKDAVEKMDRQTISLAQSLENEVSEINSLVNDVYYQNIKKYDCENVQFKTVMTQKISNESNRIYSISLYDMNGNRVWSFGESSGGFDIQQSWFKNAKKNTETIQYGHRHLVKSNLSGYVMDISRYVEYINAGNIRSGILLMQYYTEPIEGILDRYQNQKSAYCYLLDESNDFLYHPFEKRIASGLYKEKTVSTAFKNNRSIHNGDWLVERKQIGYTGWNIVVVNSMSNLLVENRRFHYIIWFILLLVGAILILFDVQVFRNFTDPVYQLLATMEDFGKGNYNSRAKEEGIGELKSLSANFNIMADKLQKQMEEIRQNEREKQKMEKKLLQSQINPHFLYNTLDSIIWMIRSEEYEGAGEMVSSLAKFFRISLSQGKDMIPLGKELEHATSYLKIQNIRFKDKFDFKVEADPKLMKYLIPKLSIQPLLENAIYHGMEGMYEDGEIIISVYEEEDTIKIDVADNGLGMTEDKLEYIMHHQVVSSKRGSGIGVRNVHERIQLIYGKQYGITITSELDEGTTATITIPKMEEADETE encoded by the coding sequence ATGAAAAATAAGAAATTAAGTGTACGTGTTATATTACCTGTTGTTATGTCTGTTTCCATTGCTGCTTGTATTATCAGCAGTATGATGTTATTTTCTTATCTATTCTCTTCTTATTTTAAAAAAGATGCAGTCGAGAAGATGGATCGACAGACAATCTCATTAGCACAAAGTCTAGAAAATGAAGTAAGTGAAATCAATAGTCTTGTGAATGATGTTTATTATCAGAACATTAAGAAATATGATTGTGAAAATGTTCAGTTTAAAACAGTTATGACTCAGAAAATCTCCAATGAATCAAATAGGATTTATAGTATATCTCTTTATGATATGAATGGGAATAGGGTCTGGAGTTTTGGAGAATCGTCCGGTGGTTTCGATATTCAACAATCCTGGTTTAAAAATGCGAAAAAGAATACTGAAACCATTCAATATGGTCATCGACACTTGGTGAAATCCAATCTATCAGGTTATGTCATGGATATTAGCCGTTATGTAGAATATATTAATGCTGGCAATATAAGATCAGGTATTTTATTGATGCAGTATTATACAGAGCCTATAGAAGGTATTCTAGATCGTTATCAGAACCAGAAATCAGCTTATTGTTATTTATTGGATGAATCTAATGATTTTTTATATCATCCCTTTGAAAAACGTATCGCCTCTGGTTTATATAAAGAAAAAACAGTATCCACTGCATTTAAGAACAACCGTAGTATTCATAATGGAGACTGGCTTGTAGAAAGAAAACAGATTGGCTATACGGGATGGAATATTGTGGTAGTGAATTCAATGTCAAATCTATTAGTAGAAAACCGTCGTTTTCATTATATTATCTGGTTTATTCTGCTTTTAGTAGGAGCTATTTTGATATTGTTTGATGTTCAGGTGTTTAGAAACTTTACCGACCCTGTTTATCAATTACTTGCTACAATGGAAGATTTTGGTAAAGGTAACTATAATTCTCGTGCAAAAGAAGAAGGAATTGGAGAATTAAAGAGTTTAAGTGCCAATTTTAATATTATGGCAGATAAATTACAGAAGCAGATGGAAGAAATCCGTCAAAATGAACGTGAAAAACAGAAAATGGAGAAGAAACTACTTCAATCACAGATCAACCCTCATTTCTTATATAACACGCTTGATTCTATAATATGGATGATTAGAAGTGAAGAATATGAAGGAGCAGGTGAAATGGTTTCATCTCTTGCTAAGTTCTTCCGTATCTCCTTAAGTCAGGGAAAGGATATGATACCCTTAGGTAAAGAACTTGAACACGCAACAAGTTATTTAAAGATTCAGAATATCCGTTTTAAAGATAAATTTGACTTTAAGGTAGAAGCAGATCCTAAACTAATGAAATATCTCATTCCTAAGCTTTCTATTCAGCCCTTATTAGAGAATGCGATTTATCATGGAATGGAAGGCATGTATGAGGATGGGGAGATTATTATCAGTGTTTATGAGGAAGAGGATACTATCAAGATTGATGTGGCAGATAATGGTCTTGGTATGACAGAAGATAAACTTGAGTATATTATGCATCATCAGGTTGTTTCTAGTAAACGTGGATCAGGTATAGGTGTGCGAAACGTTCATGAAAGAATTCAGCTTATTTATGGTAAACAATATGGTATTACTATTACAAGTGAATTAGACGAAGGAACAACTGCCACTATTACTATCCCTAAAATGGAGGAAGCAGATGAAACAGAATAA
- the melB gene encoding melibiose:sodium transporter MelB: MENNSKSSVVYQGKIPGRVKYSFAFGALGKDLIYGMIATFSMIYFTDIIKVAPAFIGTMFFVAKIWDAFNDLFMGMLVDNTRSRYGKFIPWLVVGTLINAFVFVIVFTDFHLTGVNLCIFASVIYVLWGMTYTIMDIPYWSVIPNLTSDPEEREKVSVLPRIFASIGQSLIIAGFGVQIIKGLGGNYIGYHRFALIIAATFIFTMAVCVLNLPKVQTNDEKKEKMKFRDIFTVIKKNDQLRWAVLLILLYNVAIQAIMGVATYYFSYVCNNAGMLSAFMISASVAEVVGLLIFPKVTKALSRKKAFLFACALPPIGLILLLVVGFVCPTNILLTAIAGIIVKTGTGLELGCATVFLADVVDYGEYVLGDRNEGVVFSLQTLIVKLTAAFTSLAIGFVLELTGYVPNAVQSLATQNSIRVLMCVVPTIGVILAYIVFKKKYKLDDEFMKKVVEKINS, encoded by the coding sequence ATGGAAAACAACAGTAAAAGTAGTGTCGTTTATCAGGGGAAGATTCCTGGTAGAGTAAAATATTCATTCGCATTTGGTGCATTAGGTAAAGACTTGATTTATGGTATGATTGCCACATTCTCAATGATCTATTTCACAGATATCATTAAGGTTGCACCAGCATTCATCGGGACAATGTTCTTCGTTGCAAAGATCTGGGATGCCTTCAATGATTTATTTATGGGTATGCTTGTAGATAATACAAGAAGCCGTTATGGTAAATTCATTCCTTGGTTAGTAGTAGGAACATTAATTAACGCATTTGTATTCGTTATTGTATTCACAGATTTCCATCTTACAGGTGTAAATCTTTGTATCTTCGCTTCAGTTATCTATGTATTATGGGGTATGACTTATACAATCATGGATATTCCTTATTGGTCAGTTATTCCAAACTTAACTTCTGATCCAGAAGAACGTGAAAAAGTATCAGTACTTCCAAGAATCTTCGCAAGTATTGGTCAGTCATTAATTATTGCTGGTTTTGGTGTTCAGATTATCAAGGGTCTTGGTGGAAATTATATTGGTTATCATAGATTCGCATTAATCATCGCAGCTACATTCATTTTCACTATGGCAGTATGTGTCTTAAACCTTCCTAAAGTTCAGACAAATGATGAAAAAAAGGAAAAGATGAAATTCAGAGACATCTTCACAGTTATTAAGAAAAATGACCAGTTAAGATGGGCAGTATTATTAATTCTATTATATAACGTTGCTATTCAGGCAATCATGGGTGTTGCCACTTATTATTTTAGTTATGTATGTAATAACGCTGGTATGTTATCAGCTTTCATGATCAGTGCTTCAGTTGCTGAAGTTGTTGGTCTTCTTATCTTCCCTAAGGTTACTAAAGCATTATCAAGAAAGAAAGCATTCTTATTCGCATGTGCATTACCTCCAATTGGTTTAATCTTATTACTTGTTGTTGGTTTTGTTTGTCCTACAAATATCTTGTTAACTGCTATTGCAGGTATTATTGTTAAGACTGGTACTGGTCTAGAACTTGGATGTGCAACTGTATTCTTAGCTGATGTTGTAGACTATGGTGAATATGTATTAGGTGACAGAAATGAGGGTGTTGTCTTCTCATTACAGACATTAATCGTTAAATTAACAGCCGCCTTCACTTCACTCGCAATTGGTTTCGTACTAGAACTTACTGGTTATGTTCCAAATGCAGTGCAGTCACTTGCGACACAGAACTCAATTCGTGTATTAATGTGTGTTGTACCAACTATTGGTGTTATCTTAGCTTATATCGTATTTAAGAAGAAATATAAGTTAGATGATGAATTCATGAAAAAAGTTGTAGAAAAAATTAATAGTTAA
- a CDS encoding response regulator, with the protein MRTFSIILADDEQNILYGMQKGINWEKLGFIVAGTAQNGKEVLEMMDDLHPDLVISDIKMPFMDGLELAKTIHDNYMNTKVILFSGWDDFEYARLAISYGVSEYLMKPIDYDEMKKLLEKMHQSLEDEYNEKINWTRLENAYYKSLPLLRQQFFTQMVLGTMDQEECAQQIKNLGLELDEQEYCIVAVKIQKENHQDVFSELSIKETLKEALDKISKGYEFGIGDKEIFLLSANKKHEIGKITRTLQEASIMITRIFGVHISCGISGTGNKREDIPSLYTQAKDALEYNLVLPDESYTYYNDLMLQEEVETDWNAYVEQIGKTITYCKEEELKKQVEELINLLHKAHYNLNEYQMVIMEISFSFARLYKKYHISSSGEFAGSKKMAVTILALTTGEELDHWLLDYCQLIRLLVQKKRIDNNVILVDNAKKIVQENFSDPDLSVESVCEALHVSTSHFSKIFKQETGGTFMNFMTGLRIGEAKKLLLQTNYKSLVIGEMVGYPEPNYFSYVFKKNCGVSPAKYRKLENEK; encoded by the coding sequence ATGAGAACATTTAGTATTATTCTTGCTGATGATGAACAGAATATCCTCTATGGTATGCAGAAGGGAATTAATTGGGAGAAACTGGGATTCATAGTGGCAGGAACAGCACAAAATGGGAAAGAAGTATTAGAAATGATGGATGACTTACATCCAGATCTTGTTATTAGTGATATTAAGATGCCCTTTATGGATGGATTAGAGCTTGCTAAGACTATTCATGATAATTATATGAATACTAAGGTTATTCTTTTTTCTGGATGGGATGATTTTGAATATGCCAGACTTGCTATCAGCTACGGTGTATCAGAATATTTGATGAAACCTATTGACTATGATGAGATGAAAAAACTCCTAGAAAAGATGCATCAAAGTTTAGAGGACGAATATAATGAAAAAATCAACTGGACTCGTTTAGAAAATGCTTATTATAAAAGTCTTCCACTCTTAAGACAGCAGTTTTTTACACAGATGGTTCTAGGTACGATGGATCAAGAAGAATGTGCACAGCAGATCAAGAATCTTGGACTAGAACTTGATGAACAGGAATATTGTATTGTTGCAGTTAAAATACAAAAAGAAAATCATCAGGATGTTTTTAGTGAACTTTCTATTAAAGAAACACTTAAAGAAGCATTGGATAAGATTTCTAAGGGATATGAGTTTGGAATAGGGGACAAAGAAATATTCCTCTTAAGTGCGAATAAAAAGCATGAAATAGGAAAAATAACACGTACTCTGCAAGAAGCATCAATTATGATTACACGTATTTTTGGTGTTCATATTTCATGCGGAATAAGTGGTACGGGAAATAAAAGAGAAGATATACCTTCACTTTATACACAGGCTAAAGATGCTTTAGAATATAATCTGGTACTTCCTGATGAAAGCTATACATACTATAATGACTTAATGCTTCAAGAAGAAGTCGAAACAGATTGGAATGCTTATGTAGAACAGATTGGAAAAACAATTACCTATTGTAAAGAAGAAGAACTTAAGAAACAGGTTGAAGAATTGATTAATTTACTTCATAAAGCTCATTATAATCTTAATGAATATCAGATGGTGATTATGGAGATATCATTTTCTTTCGCAAGATTATATAAGAAATATCATATTTCTTCTAGTGGAGAATTTGCTGGATCAAAAAAGATGGCCGTTACTATTCTTGCACTCACTACAGGAGAGGAATTAGATCACTGGCTACTTGATTATTGTCAATTGATTCGCCTTCTTGTACAGAAAAAACGTATAGATAATAATGTGATACTTGTAGATAATGCTAAGAAGATAGTTCAGGAAAACTTCTCTGATCCAGATTTAAGTGTAGAAAGTGTTTGTGAGGCATTACATGTCAGTACCTCTCATTTCTCCAAGATATTTAAACAGGAAACAGGTGGGACTTTTATGAATTTTATGACAGGATTACGTATAGGAGAAGCAAAAAAACTTTTACTTCAGACAAATTATAAGAGTCTTGTGATTGGTGAAATGGTAGGATATCCAGAACCTAATTATTTTAGCTATGTATTTAAGAAAAACTGCGGTGTCTCTCCCGCTAAATATAGGAAACTAGAAAATGAAAAATAA